The Chthonomonas sp. genome includes a window with the following:
- a CDS encoding ankyrin repeat domain-containing protein: MPSKAEYFDALRVGDLSLVRSMIESDPSLVDARDIHGSHAIQVACYARQLAMGEFLAARGAKHDMWTASVLGHEAVVRGWLNEFPGVVNDASMDGFTPLGLAAMLGHGPTVDTLLQYRADPNRPGPALCGARPVHMAVLSGNSRILLSLVRNGAQLAGTTSDGATALHWAAYAGHSGLVHALLSLGAPKDVLNKRGQSALDLAQAAGKRDVVPLLAA; the protein is encoded by the coding sequence ATGCCATCCAAGGCGGAGTACTTCGACGCGCTGCGCGTCGGCGACCTTTCCCTTGTTCGCTCGATGATCGAGTCGGACCCCAGTTTGGTGGATGCCCGAGACATCCACGGAAGCCACGCGATCCAGGTGGCTTGCTACGCCCGGCAGCTCGCGATGGGCGAGTTCTTGGCTGCGCGTGGCGCAAAGCACGACATGTGGACCGCGAGCGTGCTCGGCCATGAGGCGGTCGTGCGCGGTTGGCTGAACGAGTTCCCCGGGGTCGTGAACGATGCCTCGATGGACGGATTCACGCCGCTCGGCCTTGCCGCCATGCTCGGGCACGGCCCGACCGTGGATACGCTGTTGCAGTACCGGGCAGACCCAAATCGTCCTGGCCCAGCGCTCTGTGGGGCGAGGCCAGTGCACATGGCGGTGCTCAGTGGAAACTCGCGCATCCTGCTGTCGCTGGTGCGCAACGGCGCACAGCTGGCCGGGACCACAAGCGATGGCGCAACGGCGTTGCACTGGGCGGCCTATGCGGGCCACTCGGGACTCGTCCATGCGCTCCTCTCGCTCGGCGCGCCCAAAGATGTGCTCAACAAGCGCGGGCAATCGGCCCTGGACCTTGCTCAGGCAGCGGGCAAGCGGGACGTTGTGCCCCTTCTTGCCGCTTGA
- the coaE gene encoding dephospho-CoA kinase (Dephospho-CoA kinase (CoaE) performs the final step in coenzyme A biosynthesis.), producing the protein MRSIGKWIAITGGAAEGKTVVSRALTEQGFKCASADSVVSDLWDDPETVEELAIALGLEGDVTREMVRREAFAEPEVRRKLNDFFHGRVMDELIATEAEFVEIPLLIETCLHPLFDAVWVVCCGEDEQRRRLAARGLTEIQIDQLLASQLSAPVRKQFADRIIRTNESLESVHEQVLDAIECSG; encoded by the coding sequence GTGCGCTCAATAGGCAAGTGGATCGCAATAACGGGTGGGGCAGCGGAGGGCAAAACGGTTGTTTCCCGCGCCCTGACCGAGCAGGGATTCAAGTGTGCCAGTGCCGACAGCGTCGTGAGCGACCTGTGGGACGACCCCGAGACCGTGGAGGAGCTTGCCATCGCGCTGGGGTTAGAAGGCGACGTCACCCGCGAAATGGTCCGGCGTGAAGCATTCGCTGAGCCAGAGGTTCGGCGCAAGCTAAACGATTTCTTTCACGGCCGCGTGATGGACGAACTGATCGCTACTGAGGCCGAGTTTGTGGAGATACCACTACTCATAGAAACCTGCCTGCATCCACTGTTCGACGCGGTGTGGGTGGTTTGCTGCGGGGAAGACGAACAGCGGCGGCGATTGGCTGCGAGAGGGCTCACCGAAATCCAAATCGACCAGTTATTGGCGAGCCAGCTCAGCGCGCCCGTAAGAAAACAATTTGCGGATCGGATCATCCGAACGAACGAATCGTTGGAATCCGTCCATGAGCAGGTTCTGGACGCCATCGAGTGTTCGGGCTAA
- a CDS encoding DUF1501 domain-containing protein, translating to MNDPWMTCEGRYEPGVSRRTLLKGAGVGAAAWLAGKLPALAQITVKPGQLGGPVLVSIFLRGGADGLNMVVPHGDPDYYRLRPTLALAKKDTLSLGDFFGLNPALRPMMTDFEAGDLAILHAVGSADETRSHFEAMNAMERGQAKSRDGNSNGWLTRYLANSPSENTSPLRAVAFGSVMPDALLGAPHALAMQSLEDFRLVTAGEGQEAAVTAWLQEIYAAENDAMAHAGHETLRVMESLHRLEPKQYRPAAGANYPTSDLGESLKQLAFLIKHDIGVEVACLDKGGWDTHVAQGSTAGWLTYLLEDLAKSLAAFTRDLGDAMHRVTVVVQTEFGRRAYENTQLGTDHGRGSVMFVLGKGIRGGQVLADWPGLKDDQLDGPGDLKVTRDYRDVLAELIQQRQGLRDARSVFPGSMLRPVGLA from the coding sequence ATGAACGACCCGTGGATGACTTGCGAAGGACGATATGAGCCAGGGGTGTCGCGCCGGACGCTGCTCAAAGGCGCGGGGGTGGGTGCTGCGGCTTGGTTGGCCGGGAAGCTGCCCGCGCTGGCGCAGATCACGGTCAAGCCGGGACAGCTGGGAGGGCCCGTGCTCGTGAGCATCTTCTTGCGCGGTGGTGCCGATGGTCTGAACATGGTCGTACCGCACGGCGATCCGGACTACTATCGATTGCGCCCGACCTTGGCGCTGGCGAAGAAAGACACGCTTTCGCTGGGCGATTTCTTTGGGTTGAACCCGGCGCTGCGACCGATGATGACGGACTTTGAGGCCGGGGATCTGGCGATCTTGCATGCGGTCGGTTCGGCGGACGAAACACGCAGCCATTTCGAGGCCATGAACGCGATGGAGCGGGGCCAGGCCAAAAGCCGGGATGGGAACTCGAACGGGTGGTTGACGCGGTACTTGGCGAACTCGCCGAGCGAGAACACGAGCCCGCTCCGGGCGGTGGCCTTTGGATCCGTGATGCCGGATGCGCTGCTGGGCGCGCCGCATGCCTTGGCAATGCAATCGCTTGAAGACTTTCGGCTCGTCACCGCCGGAGAGGGGCAGGAGGCTGCGGTCACCGCTTGGCTGCAAGAGATTTATGCTGCGGAGAACGACGCGATGGCGCACGCGGGTCACGAGACCTTACGCGTGATGGAGTCGCTTCACCGTCTGGAGCCAAAGCAGTATCGTCCCGCGGCCGGCGCGAACTACCCCACGAGTGACTTGGGCGAGTCGCTCAAACAACTCGCTTTTCTCATCAAACACGACATCGGGGTCGAAGTGGCCTGCCTGGACAAAGGCGGCTGGGACACCCATGTAGCGCAGGGCTCGACCGCCGGATGGTTGACGTACCTGCTCGAAGATCTCGCCAAGAGCCTCGCAGCCTTTACGCGTGACCTTGGCGACGCGATGCACCGAGTGACCGTCGTGGTGCAGACCGAGTTTGGTCGCCGCGCCTATGAGAACACCCAACTCGGGACCGACCACGGTCGGGGCAGCGTGATGTTTGTGCTTGGCAAGGGGATCCGCGGCGGGCAAGTCCTGGCAGATTGGCCCGGCCTGAAAGACGATCAGCTAGACGGTCCGGGCGACCTCAAAGTCACTCGGGACTACCGCGACGTGCTGGCCGAGCTGATCCAGCAACGACAAGGTCTACGGGACGCTCGCAGCGTCTTCCCAGGCTCGATGCTGCGACCTGTTGGACTAGCTTGA
- a CDS encoding DUF1800 domain-containing protein codes for MNRREFLIGLGALSVGVAGCGKPARQLAARHAPYTGPAPTLPDADLRVLHRTSFGPNRETIQQIQQMGRGAYVDRVLAANDPEDDALGMQLVRLEALHMQAAELQDQPQHEVISQIQSASILRATYGKNPLLERMVSVWTDHFNIDAKKEYSAYRKPQDEDRVIREHALGKFPDMLLASTQSPAMLVYLDNQLNRRGVPNENYARELLELHSMGVHGGYTQRDILEVARCFTGWTVERRFLHARGQLRFDPALHDDGAKTVLGVHIPAGGRESDARRVVSILSNHPATARNIATKLCRAVFGVATAEWVARTAGIYLETGGDIRSMLRPMLMSEDLLTAPPMVKRPMDFLISALRCSEAVTDGARPLQQWLRTMGQSPYEWPMPDGYPTDLDAWTGSLLARWNFASALCANGIAGTSVNWRRLGLIDQPQELVPTLLGRSRDAARPLDKSLDLTKAADLNAALCLMSPEFQWR; via the coding sequence ATGAATCGTCGCGAGTTCCTCATTGGGCTAGGGGCCCTCTCGGTCGGGGTGGCGGGCTGCGGAAAGCCCGCACGGCAACTTGCCGCTCGGCATGCGCCGTACACTGGGCCCGCCCCGACCCTGCCAGACGCCGACCTGCGGGTGTTGCATCGGACGAGTTTCGGTCCCAACCGCGAAACGATCCAGCAGATCCAACAGATGGGTCGCGGGGCGTACGTGGATCGGGTCTTGGCGGCCAATGATCCCGAAGATGACGCGCTCGGCATGCAGCTGGTCCGGCTGGAAGCGCTGCACATGCAGGCCGCTGAACTGCAAGATCAGCCTCAGCACGAGGTGATCAGTCAGATTCAGAGCGCCTCGATCTTGCGCGCCACGTATGGGAAGAATCCTCTGTTGGAACGGATGGTCTCGGTGTGGACTGATCACTTCAACATCGACGCCAAGAAGGAGTACTCCGCGTACCGGAAGCCGCAGGACGAGGACCGTGTCATCCGGGAGCATGCGCTCGGGAAGTTTCCCGATATGTTGCTGGCGAGCACCCAGAGCCCGGCCATGCTGGTTTATCTGGACAATCAGCTTAACCGTCGCGGCGTGCCGAACGAGAATTACGCGCGCGAACTGCTGGAGTTGCATTCGATGGGAGTGCACGGGGGCTATACGCAGAGGGATATCTTGGAAGTAGCCCGGTGCTTCACGGGCTGGACCGTCGAGCGACGATTTCTGCACGCGCGGGGGCAGCTGCGGTTTGACCCGGCCTTGCACGACGACGGAGCGAAGACGGTGCTTGGGGTGCATATCCCCGCGGGAGGCAGGGAGTCCGATGCGAGGCGAGTCGTCTCGATCTTGTCGAACCACCCGGCCACGGCACGCAACATCGCGACCAAGCTCTGTCGCGCCGTATTCGGAGTGGCAACCGCAGAGTGGGTTGCAAGAACGGCTGGCATCTATCTGGAAACGGGCGGCGATATCCGAAGCATGCTCCGGCCGATGCTGATGAGCGAGGATTTGCTGACCGCTCCACCGATGGTGAAGCGCCCGATGGACTTTCTCATTTCGGCGCTACGGTGCTCAGAAGCCGTGACCGACGGCGCACGTCCGCTGCAGCAGTGGCTACGGACGATGGGGCAGTCGCCGTATGAGTGGCCGATGCCGGACGGATATCCCACGGATCTGGATGCCTGGACTGGCTCGCTGTTGGCGCGGTGGAATTTCGCATCTGCGCTCTGCGCCAACGGCATTGCGGGCACGAGTGTGAACTGGCGAAGGTTAGGGCTGATCGACCAGCCTCAGGAGCTCGTGCCGACGCTGCTCGGGAGGTCCCGAGACGCAGCGCGACCCCTGGACAAATCGCTCGACTTGACCAAGGCCGCCGACCTCAACGCTGCGCTCTGCCTGATGAGCCCGGAGTTCCAATGGAGATGA
- a CDS encoding DUF3187 family protein: MMFWRWFAPSALLALMVASAGAQTPIDTRNQRAVALPFLRLPFDPQIRAEGQKEWSVGLSIANEMRRRGALEDDHETTRLMYRHTRGTQWGEWWVEGGVVTRGGGFLDPIIDGWHKNVLGWSDPVRNSTRMGRTVVRDGGRYSFGSASGISDITVGVGKQLSRQISARAAIKLPTGSASNLIGSGGLDAGVSVYATQPINRRLSVVAQAGLVVQGHATRLPNARKWVDQEGLALVLAPNRRDEWIVQWQSERAPITGSESSVNGAHRLMTFGYRRKLGHNEWLEASFSEDEDLVNRRQPMIASSGPDFSVSFRWVKRF, encoded by the coding sequence ATGATGTTCTGGAGATGGTTTGCTCCCTCAGCACTGCTCGCCCTTATGGTGGCGTCGGCAGGTGCCCAGACCCCCATCGATACGCGCAATCAACGGGCGGTGGCGTTGCCGTTTCTGCGGCTGCCATTTGACCCTCAGATCCGCGCAGAGGGGCAGAAGGAGTGGAGTGTGGGACTCTCGATTGCGAACGAGATGCGGCGGCGCGGTGCGCTGGAGGACGATCACGAAACCACACGCCTCATGTACCGGCACACTCGTGGCACCCAGTGGGGCGAATGGTGGGTCGAGGGTGGAGTCGTCACTCGGGGCGGCGGGTTTTTGGATCCGATCATCGATGGGTGGCACAAGAATGTCCTTGGTTGGAGCGACCCGGTTCGCAACTCGACCCGAATGGGCCGCACCGTGGTACGCGATGGTGGGAGGTACAGTTTCGGTTCCGCGAGCGGCATCTCGGACATCACTGTGGGAGTTGGCAAGCAGCTCTCCAGACAGATTTCTGCGCGGGCAGCGATCAAGCTACCGACCGGTAGCGCATCGAACCTGATCGGTTCGGGCGGATTGGATGCAGGAGTGTCGGTGTACGCCACCCAGCCAATCAACCGTCGTCTTTCGGTTGTTGCCCAAGCCGGTTTGGTAGTGCAGGGGCACGCTACGCGGTTGCCCAACGCGCGCAAGTGGGTGGACCAAGAGGGGTTGGCACTGGTGCTCGCTCCCAATCGTCGCGACGAGTGGATCGTGCAGTGGCAGAGTGAGCGTGCACCGATCACCGGTTCGGAGAGTTCGGTCAATGGTGCTCATCGGCTCATGACCTTTGGCTACCGACGCAAGCTCGGTCACAACGAGTGGCTGGAGGCGTCATTCAGCGAGGATGAGGACCTGGTGAATCGTCGCCAGCCGATGATTGCCTCCAGCGGGCCTGACTTCAGCGTCAGCTTCCGCTGGGTCAAGAGGTTCTAG
- a CDS encoding gamma-glutamyl-gamma-aminobutyrate hydrolase family protein codes for MKPIIGITVESKFEPENTRNRGMLSLGYNYAEEVAKAGGVPILIPPTADVEAVAEIIDGWLIPGGADIDASYWGEPNHEKSEPNDGSRVESELALWKQVSPDLPVLGICYGCQMINVALGGTLEQHVPDRVEHESHSGGTLQQYVLDPSSRAAQVLGTATPQGKSYHHQAVGRVAEGLRAVGHHEDGTIEVVEGTGKRWLVGVQWHPERTPEGDDTQNLLRSFIAAAAEFKAQRSS; via the coding sequence ATGAAGCCGATCATTGGCATCACCGTCGAGAGCAAATTCGAGCCGGAAAACACCCGGAATCGCGGCATGCTGTCGCTCGGATACAACTACGCCGAGGAGGTGGCCAAAGCCGGGGGCGTGCCCATCCTAATCCCGCCGACCGCCGACGTTGAGGCCGTCGCCGAGATCATCGATGGCTGGCTCATTCCAGGCGGGGCCGACATCGACGCAAGCTACTGGGGCGAACCGAACCACGAGAAATCCGAACCGAACGATGGCTCGCGGGTCGAGTCAGAGCTCGCACTCTGGAAGCAAGTCTCGCCTGACCTGCCCGTGCTTGGCATCTGCTACGGCTGCCAGATGATCAACGTCGCGCTGGGCGGCACGCTTGAACAGCACGTCCCCGACCGCGTCGAGCATGAGTCGCATAGCGGCGGGACGCTCCAGCAGTACGTCCTGGACCCGTCATCGCGGGCCGCACAAGTATTGGGTACCGCCACGCCTCAAGGCAAGAGCTACCACCACCAGGCGGTTGGCCGGGTCGCCGAAGGACTCCGCGCCGTCGGGCATCATGAGGACGGCACGATCGAAGTGGTCGAAGGGACCGGTAAGCGATGGCTCGTCGGGGTGCAGTGGCACCCCGAGCGCACCCCCGAGGGCGACGACACGCAGAACCTCCTGCGCAGCTTCATCGCCGCCGCCGCCGAATTCAAAGCGCAACGCTCAAGCTAG
- the rpsA gene encoding 30S ribosomal protein S1: MTTDDQTPSMTEQKPEAQANVATEVAPEAPAAVVDTPSAPAAPAAPSVPAAPAAEVSDEDLFAAAMAELESGTTSQGTESHRKLYKGDRVEATVIQIENDRVFVDLGTKTEGVVPLAELSVEPLETAHGAVQIGDKIHVVVLKPEGSGGELNPIVSKKKADFEEVWNKILDKHNRGEMVNAVVVNRVKGGLEVDLGVRGFVPATHVGSGKLRNIEKYVGQTLELKIIEVDRDRKKVVLSNRQAEEERRGKVKEEIFTNTKPGDVLEGTVRRLTDYGAFIDLGGIDGLLHISEMSWMRISHPKEVLKEGQELKVMVLRLDETNGKISLGLRQVLPDPWKLIKENYKIGQRVACEIGRLVQTGAFIKLPEGAEAFLPVSEISNRRIREPKDVLNEGQAIEVVIIDLRPEERRMVLSMRSAGTAVDPPASYEEGPVGELSYDDDRRGGRIGGKATAGKKKKGGRGGRHDEDDFDVPMVGRVPSGGATIGERLGMLKGLLRPDDDEETETAETSETTDAAAETDES, from the coding sequence ATGACCACCGACGACCAGACCCCGTCCATGACCGAGCAGAAGCCTGAAGCCCAGGCAAACGTTGCGACCGAAGTCGCACCCGAAGCTCCTGCTGCTGTCGTGGACACTCCTAGTGCACCTGCCGCTCCTGCGGCCCCGTCAGTCCCTGCCGCCCCCGCTGCCGAAGTGTCCGACGAGGACCTTTTTGCTGCAGCAATGGCCGAGCTTGAGAGCGGTACCACTTCCCAAGGTACTGAGTCTCATCGCAAGCTTTACAAGGGCGACCGCGTAGAAGCGACCGTTATCCAGATTGAGAACGACCGCGTCTTTGTGGACCTGGGGACCAAGACAGAGGGCGTGGTGCCCTTGGCCGAACTTTCTGTAGAACCGCTGGAGACTGCGCACGGCGCGGTCCAGATTGGCGACAAGATTCACGTCGTCGTCCTGAAGCCGGAAGGATCGGGTGGTGAACTCAACCCGATCGTTTCGAAGAAGAAAGCGGACTTTGAAGAGGTCTGGAACAAGATTCTTGACAAGCACAATCGCGGCGAAATGGTGAATGCCGTCGTCGTGAACCGTGTCAAGGGCGGCCTCGAAGTTGACCTCGGCGTTCGCGGTTTCGTTCCCGCCACTCACGTTGGTTCGGGCAAGCTCCGAAACATCGAGAAGTACGTCGGCCAGACGCTTGAACTGAAGATTATTGAAGTCGATCGCGACCGAAAGAAGGTCGTTCTTTCCAATCGCCAGGCGGAAGAAGAGCGACGCGGCAAGGTTAAGGAAGAGATCTTCACCAACACCAAGCCAGGCGACGTTCTCGAAGGCACGGTGCGACGACTGACCGACTACGGCGCCTTTATCGACCTCGGCGGCATCGACGGCCTCCTGCACATCAGTGAGATGAGCTGGATGCGTATCAGCCACCCGAAGGAAGTCCTGAAGGAAGGCCAAGAGCTGAAGGTGATGGTCCTTCGCCTCGACGAGACGAACGGCAAAATCAGCCTCGGCTTGCGCCAGGTGCTCCCGGATCCTTGGAAGCTCATCAAGGAGAACTACAAGATCGGTCAGCGTGTGGCGTGCGAGATCGGACGGCTGGTGCAGACTGGCGCGTTCATCAAACTGCCTGAGGGCGCCGAAGCATTCCTGCCCGTCAGCGAGATTTCGAATCGACGTATCCGCGAGCCGAAGGACGTGCTGAACGAGGGGCAGGCGATCGAGGTCGTGATCATCGATCTTCGTCCCGAAGAGCGCCGCATGGTGCTCAGCATGCGCAGCGCGGGCACGGCCGTTGATCCTCCTGCCAGCTACGAAGAAGGCCCGGTTGGAGAGTTGTCGTACGACGACGACCGACGCGGTGGCCGGATTGGTGGCAAGGCCACGGCTGGCAAGAAGAAGAAGGGTGGCCGTGGTGGCCGCCACGATGAGGACGATTTCGATGTGCCAATGGTTGGTCGCGTGCCAAGCGGTGGCGCGACGATCGGCGAGCGCCTCGGCATGCTCAAGGGCCTTCTGCGACCGGACGACGACGAAGAAACAGAGACCGCAGAGACATCAGAGACGACGGACGCCGCCGCCGAGACCGACGAGAGCTAA
- a CDS encoding prepilin-type N-terminal cleavage/methylation domain-containing protein translates to MSLRKAFTLIELLVVIAIIAILAAILFPVFAQAKEAAKLTSATAQMRQLSVSVMLYAQDSDDSFVPATIYTTDPAPYVIWSQMIYPYVKNKDIFKAPGTTGKYAEDWATRNQQNVGLNGATAVDLSAAGCSEGQAVTTGCEGFKTPANFSQATETARTGLLATTPHGPLSSKYRGYSFSPYNGTTFTADPQLSPPLVSDRDLVAELGASLSPSQLKPIYALYSATKKNDGKTPVVYADGHVKAMSANQILGRAGSTIWRFR, encoded by the coding sequence ATGTCTTTGCGCAAGGCTTTTACCCTTATTGAGCTCTTGGTCGTCATCGCCATCATCGCCATCCTGGCCGCCATTCTGTTCCCCGTTTTTGCCCAGGCAAAGGAAGCTGCGAAGCTCACCTCGGCGACGGCACAGATGCGCCAGCTTAGCGTTTCGGTCATGTTGTACGCCCAGGACAGCGACGATTCTTTCGTCCCTGCGACGATCTACACCACCGACCCGGCTCCGTACGTGATCTGGTCGCAAATGATCTATCCGTATGTGAAGAACAAGGACATCTTCAAGGCACCGGGTACCACCGGCAAGTACGCGGAAGACTGGGCCACCAGAAACCAGCAGAACGTCGGCCTAAATGGCGCGACGGCCGTTGACTTGAGCGCAGCCGGATGCTCCGAGGGTCAAGCGGTCACCACCGGTTGTGAGGGATTCAAGACGCCAGCAAACTTCTCGCAGGCAACTGAGACTGCCCGCACCGGCCTCTTGGCGACCACCCCGCACGGCCCGCTTTCCTCGAAGTATCGCGGCTACAGCTTCAGCCCATACAATGGCACGACGTTCACTGCTGACCCACAGCTGAGCCCACCGCTCGTTTCGGATCGGGACTTGGTGGCCGAGTTGGGAGCGAGCCTTTCGCCAAGCCAGCTTAAGCCAATCTACGCACTCTACAGCGCTACCAAGAAGAACGATGGCAAGACGCCCGTCGTCTACGCTGACGGACACGTGAAGGCCATGAGCGCCAACCAGATCCTTGGCCGAGCGGGCAGTACCATCTGGCGCTTCCGCTAA
- a CDS encoding 2-oxo acid dehydrogenase subunit E2, with protein MPIVSVHIPQIGEGLQEARLVAVLKQPGDRVRRDEPIYQMETDKAVMDVESPFEGTLVSWSAPPDTLLPIGAEIAKMEVASEVPAAAPHGQSPAATAPTSTGESVVALRIPMIGEGLQEARLVAVLKQPGDTVRRDEPIYQMETDKAVMDVESPYAGVLEAWVAEPDTVLPIGAEVGRMRVQGAVEESVSSHGPAPSASTGASPAAARAASGERRTDIPPRTRAYAKEKGITEDQLQTIPAAGAKLMPADIDKFLSGGAAAASGAPAAPTLASNDTYAEAAVPQKQRLLASRLVRGSQLVVPGTITVACQWGAMEAERARVKATGETFQPSAFTMFAFAVARALADFPAFRSTLIGDDKLRTYHHANLGIAVALPGDELVLAVVDRSDTLAWRMFADRCREQIDLARGGKDQANESVTLSLTNMQAFGLRDAVPVVVPPSVGTLFLGEPYTGLAQDSATPQMCRYVNLALTFDHRVINGVGAAEFINAVRRNVEAITSLVSGA; from the coding sequence ATGCCAATTGTTTCCGTTCATATTCCTCAAATTGGTGAGGGCCTTCAAGAGGCTCGCCTCGTCGCCGTCCTGAAGCAGCCCGGCGACCGCGTCCGACGTGACGAACCCATCTACCAGATGGAAACCGACAAGGCCGTCATGGACGTCGAATCTCCGTTCGAAGGGACCCTGGTTTCATGGTCTGCACCGCCCGATACTCTACTTCCCATCGGTGCTGAGATCGCCAAGATGGAAGTCGCCAGCGAGGTCCCGGCGGCAGCTCCTCATGGCCAGTCACCTGCTGCCACCGCGCCAACGAGTACCGGCGAATCGGTCGTGGCGCTGCGTATTCCCATGATCGGCGAAGGCCTGCAGGAAGCCCGCCTCGTGGCGGTGCTGAAACAACCCGGCGATACCGTCCGCCGCGACGAACCCATTTATCAGATGGAGACTGACAAAGCGGTCATGGACGTCGAATCGCCGTACGCCGGTGTGCTCGAAGCGTGGGTTGCCGAGCCAGACACGGTCCTCCCAATCGGTGCCGAAGTTGGCCGGATGCGCGTCCAGGGTGCAGTCGAGGAGTCGGTTTCATCGCACGGCCCCGCACCCTCCGCCAGCACCGGCGCTTCTCCTGCCGCGGCACGAGCGGCATCGGGCGAGCGCCGCACCGACATCCCGCCGCGCACCCGTGCGTATGCCAAGGAGAAAGGAATTACCGAGGATCAACTGCAGACGATCCCCGCCGCGGGGGCAAAGCTCATGCCCGCGGATATCGACAAGTTCCTCTCCGGCGGTGCTGCCGCCGCTTCTGGCGCGCCGGCTGCGCCCACCCTCGCGTCGAACGATACCTATGCAGAAGCAGCCGTCCCCCAGAAACAAAGGCTGCTTGCCTCGCGTCTCGTCCGCGGTTCGCAGTTGGTCGTGCCCGGCACCATCACCGTGGCCTGCCAATGGGGCGCGATGGAGGCCGAACGGGCGCGAGTAAAGGCCACCGGGGAGACATTCCAGCCGAGCGCGTTCACCATGTTTGCATTCGCGGTAGCCCGCGCCCTAGCCGACTTCCCGGCGTTTCGCTCGACCCTGATTGGGGACGACAAGCTGCGCACTTATCATCACGCCAACCTCGGCATCGCCGTGGCTCTGCCCGGTGATGAATTGGTGCTGGCGGTCGTCGATCGGTCCGACACGCTCGCCTGGCGTATGTTCGCCGACCGATGCCGCGAACAGATCGATCTCGCCCGAGGCGGCAAAGATCAAGCGAACGAGTCGGTCACACTCAGTCTCACGAACATGCAGGCGTTTGGCTTGCGCGACGCGGTCCCCGTCGTCGTACCACCGTCAGTTGGTACGCTCTTCCTGGGTGAGCCTTACACCGGCCTCGCGCAAGATTCTGCAACCCCGCAGATGTGCCGATACGTGAACCTCGCTCTCACCTTTGACCACCGTGTGATCAACGGGGTCGGCGCTGCCGAGTTCATCAACGCGGTCAGGCGCAATGTCGAAGCCATCACCAGCCTCGTGAGCGGGGCATGA